The window CGCCGTGGCAGGCGAAACGCACCGAACATTGGCGGCAGTAGCGGGGCAGCGTGGAGGATTTCGCCGTGCCGAACGCCGTCTGCCGCTCGGAGTCGACCATGGCACCCAGGGATTGGTTGAGGATGTTTCCGAGCTTGTACTTGGGGTAGACGTAGTGGTCGCAGCTGTAGACGTCGCCATTGTGCTCGATGGCGAGCGCGCGGCCGCAGTTCTCGGAAAAGATGCAGATGCCCGCGGGTTCGCCCAGCCAGTTGGCGAGCGCGGCGTCGAAGTGCTGAACGAAGACCCGGCCGACGTCGCGCGCGACCCACTCATCGAAGATCGAGCAGAGGAAGCTGCCATAGTCCGCCGGGCGCACGCTCCATTCGGTGACCTGCGCATCGAGTCCGGCGGCGTCCTCATGATCGGGAGGCGGGGCGAGCCACAGGCCGTTGGCCTCGGCGGCGCGGGCGGAGGCGTTGCGCTCGACGATCGGAATGAACTGCATGTAGCCCGAGCCGATGTTGCGAAGAAATCGGTAGACCTCCAGCGGCTGGGTGGAGTTGCGGCGGTGGACGGTGGTGAGCGTGTTGAAATCCACACCGTGCCTCTTGAGCAGCTCGATGGCGGCCGCGACTTCGGCGAACGTGGCGCGACCGGAGCGGTCGACACGGTAGGCGTTGTGCAGGTGCGCGGGACCATCGATGCTGACGCCGACGAGAAACTGGTTTTCGCGCAGAAACTCGCACCAGGCATCATCGAGCAGCGTGCCGTTCGTCTGCAGCGCGTTCTCGATGCGGCGCCCGTTGGCGTACTGTTTCTGCAGTGCAACCGCGGACTTGTAGAAATCGAGCCCCATGAGCGTGGGCTCGCCGCCCTGCCAGGCGAAGTTCACCGTGTCGCCCGGTTGCGCGGCTATGTAGTCGCGCACATAGGACTCCACCGTTTCGGCGGACATCCGGGGGGATCCGCCGTCGCCATAGAGTTTCTCCTTTTCAAGGTAGAAGCAGTACGTGCAGTCGAGATTGCACTTGGAGCCGATGGGCTTCGTGAGCAGGTGGAAGGGAGCGCGGGCGGCAGGCACGGAAGGCCCAGGTTATCCGTTTAGTGCCTGTCGAGTCAACGCGCTGCGGCGTTTTTTGGAGCCAGGGCAGGCGAAAGACGGGAAACGATAGACTGAACCGAAGCAGATCAGCCTTCGCCCCGTTGCACTTCGACGAGGTGAAACACGGTGCGCCCGCTGGCGGAAAGCGAGACGTCCCCCGGATCGGCTGCACCGGTGAAGCCTGGATTGGGCGCGTCCACCAGGGCTTCCCGCCATTGGCCGGAGTCGTGTTTGGTGACGGTCCTTCGGCGTGAGGCGCCGGGGTCGCCCCAGGACACGACAAAATCATTGGTGCCGTCGTCGAGATAGACGATGCGGATGCGGGCATTCTTCAGCGAGCGCGCGAAACGGGGATCGAGCTGGAAGGTCATCCTTCCGCCCGTGTCGATAGCGCGGGCCCAGCCGCCGAACCGCTGACGAGGCGGGCCCTGGTCGTTGAGCGCAACGTCGGTGCTGCTGGCGCCCACGCGCTGCATGAGAAAGGTGTAGTCGCCCTTCAGTGTATCGCCTTCCCGCATGGCGACCCAGGCTCCGGGAGAAACGGAGGGACTTGCGTGGTAACCGACATATTTTGCTGCGAACAGGAACGCATCTCGAAACTCCGGATCCTTCTCCAGGAGAATGTCGGAGCCCTTGAGCGCGATGTAGGAGATGCCGCAGTTCATGTCGAGCAGCAGGCGCCAGTAGTTGTACTGGGATGGGCTCACACGCGATGGCAGGTGCTGCTGGCGCGGGGCGCCGGTGAAGCCCTGTTCGCTGGTGGTAAAGGGCTCCGTGTAGCCCGGGGCCAATCCCGTGCGGCAATAGTCGAGAAAGGCCTGGTATTTTGGCTCGCTGTTGCGCGGCTGGTGCTCCGAGGAGGTGTGAAACAGGCCTACGATGCCGTCGTCGAGGAGTTTGAGCTGGGATGCGGTGAGGATGTTGTCGACGAATACATTGTTGCGCAGAAAGAGAGTGATCCCGGGGACAAAGGCCGCGATGTGGGCGGCGATCACGCGGCGCCTGTAGTCCTGGTAGATTTCCTTCGTCCAAGGCACCCGGTAAAGATGTCCGTTGGGGGCGGGTTTCCAGTCCTCGATCTTCAGTCCACGTTCCGCACGTGCAAAGCTGCCGTGTTCAGTTCCGACCGCATTAAAATTCTGCCGCACACCCAGAACCGCGGTTCGCAGCGGAGATCCACGCAGGTGATCGCCGAAGGCCCGAATGAATTGCAACCAGGCGTTGACGTAGATGGGATCCCAGTACTGCAGCGTGCCCTCCGGATCCTTCACCTGGATTTCCTTGACCGGGAGGACGGCCACCCGCTGGAACAGCCAGCGCGGTTTTCGTCCGCCATTGACCTGGACCGCCGCCTTGCGTCCGTCTGCGCGGAATTCCTCCAATGCGTGGTCGAGTGCGGAAAAATCATAGCGACCTTCACCGGTTTCGAGGTCGGCCCACTGAAGCAGGATGCGCCCGCCCTTGATGTAGGGAAGACCCTTGATGACGCCGTCGTCGTCGTATCCCAGCGTGTAGAGTCCACGATCCGGCAGCGGTGCGTGTTCGGGGAAGGGTGAAGGGAAGGGAACTCCTGCAGTGGCGGTGTTTGCCGGTGAGAATAGCGGCAGCAGCAGAAGAAAAGCCGACACGAGTGGCAAACTGGCTGGCCGGGGATGAGAGCGAGAGAAACGGAGCATATGTCTGAAGGGTGGACGCGCGGCGAGTGGATGTGCGAAAAGTTGATCAGAATTCAGGTGGGCTGGCTCGGCGAATGGGCAGGCGACAAATTGTTGAGTCCATCGTAGGCAGGCCGCCGGTGCGCGTCTTGAGCCCGGACGGAATATTCCATGCTTTCGATGGAACGGGTGGTGGACGGAAGGGAGAGGGGCTTGGACTTCCGAGGCTGCGGGCGCTGGCATTCAAGCGTCGCAACATTTTCACTCCATCCGTGGATCTTCCGCTGCGGCTCCGGCCGGGCCGGCCCAGGAAGTCGGCGGAGGAGAAGAGACGATCCAATGCGGAACGCCAGCGGCGGTTTCGCAAAGCTCGAAGAGACGAACTAACCAGGCTGCGCAAGCGGGCGGCCGGCGTGCCGCGTTCAAAGTGAGAAACGTGGAATTCGGCGGATACGGTCGTTGTGCATTCGCTGCCCGCGGGCGCGAGCGCGGGCGGCACGGGGGTATGGTTTGACACCTGGTCTGGTTGAAGAGATTAGAGACAGCTCCGCGATCAAGTAGTTTATCATGCGTAAAAATAGAAGCTTAGCGTAGACCTAAACTCATGATTTGATTCATAAGAGCGTTTCATGTTGAAAAAGCGACATTAAATAGCTATTTCTGGACACAGAATGACAAGGAAAACTAAGGCTCGTTTCATCACATTTGTGGAAAAACTCCTGGCCTCGGGGAGAATTGCATTCTCGCGTGCGGATGCAGAGAAGGAATTGGGACTCCCTCGATTGTCGGTTCTCAAGAGCGCCCGGTTGCTGGAGAAACAAGGCAAACTCTACTCTCCCCGCAATGGCTACTACGTTGCTGTCCCTCCCCAGTTTTCCTTCTGGGGATCGCCGCCGCCCAGTTGGTTCATCGACGACCTGATGCGGTTTGAAGGCCTTGCCTACTATGTTGGGCTGCTGAAGGCCGCGGAACTTCACGGGGCTGCCCATCAGGCGGTCATGGAGTTCCAAGTCATCACGAGTGGGCGCCTTCCCAAGCTGCGGGCAGGACGCTCCATCGTTTGTTTCTATTTTCGTCGAGAGATTGAGGAAGTGGCAGGCGGCACCGAACGACGCAATACCGAGGCAGGCACCATGCGTATTTCATCCCCGGAACTCACCGCACTGGATCTTGTGCGCTATGTCCATGCCACGGGCGGCCTCGATCAAGTTCTTACCGTGCTTATTGAGCTGGGTGCAAAGATCGACGGCGGCAAACTCGCGATTCTGTGCCCCAAATTCGAGGCGGCAGTC of the Opitutaceae bacterium genome contains:
- a CDS encoding anaerobic sulfatase maturase translates to MPAARAPFHLLTKPIGSKCNLDCTYCFYLEKEKLYGDGGSPRMSAETVESYVRDYIAAQPGDTVNFAWQGGEPTLMGLDFYKSAVALQKQYANGRRIENALQTNGTLLDDAWCEFLRENQFLVGVSIDGPAHLHNAYRVDRSGRATFAEVAAAIELLKRHGVDFNTLTTVHRRNSTQPLEVYRFLRNIGSGYMQFIPIVERNASARAAEANGLWLAPPPDHEDAAGLDAQVTEWSVRPADYGSFLCSIFDEWVARDVGRVFVQHFDAALANWLGEPAGICIFSENCGRALAIEHNGDVYSCDHYVYPKYKLGNILNQSLGAMVDSERQTAFGTAKSSTLPRYCRQCSVRFACHGECPKHRFLRTPDGEAGLNYLCAAYKRFFTHIAPAMSTMAALLASRRPPADIMSIPRAQWLPGKLHGTASPSRSRV
- a CDS encoding beta-galactosidase, which produces MSAFLLLLPLFSPANTATAGVPFPSPFPEHAPLPDRGLYTLGYDDDGVIKGLPYIKGGRILLQWADLETGEGRYDFSALDHALEEFRADGRKAAVQVNGGRKPRWLFQRVAVLPVKEIQVKDPEGTLQYWDPIYVNAWLQFIRAFGDHLRGSPLRTAVLGVRQNFNAVGTEHGSFARAERGLKIEDWKPAPNGHLYRVPWTKEIYQDYRRRVIAAHIAAFVPGITLFLRNNVFVDNILTASQLKLLDDGIVGLFHTSSEHQPRNSEPKYQAFLDYCRTGLAPGYTEPFTTSEQGFTGAPRQQHLPSRVSPSQYNYWRLLLDMNCGISYIALKGSDILLEKDPEFRDAFLFAAKYVGYHASPSVSPGAWVAMREGDTLKGDYTFLMQRVGASSTDVALNDQGPPRQRFGGWARAIDTGGRMTFQLDPRFARSLKNARIRIVYLDDGTNDFVVSWGDPGASRRRTVTKHDSGQWREALVDAPNPGFTGAADPGDVSLSASGRTVFHLVEVQRGEG